In Rothia mucilaginosa, one genomic interval encodes:
- a CDS encoding lysophospholipid acyltransferase family protein produces MLLYKTTQKAVTGILRTVFRARVTGLENFPATGPVIVASNHLSFLDSIIISAMMPRRVAFLAKAEYVNTPGPRGKMMKAFFEAVDIIPVNRSDRSESLKALDIALEKLQEGKVFGIYPEGTRSRDGYLYRGKIGVAWLAHMTGAPVVPVGLIGTDRLQKPGSNMIYPRRFTIRVGKPLYFEKTGEKMTGKQRRITTDAIMDEIAQLSGQARKHEYNVSPSAARDAG; encoded by the coding sequence GTGCTTCTCTACAAAACCACCCAGAAAGCAGTCACCGGAATCCTACGCACCGTCTTCCGCGCCCGCGTGACCGGACTCGAAAACTTCCCCGCCACCGGACCGGTGATTGTCGCCTCCAACCACCTGTCCTTCCTGGACTCCATCATTATTTCCGCCATGATGCCGCGCCGCGTGGCGTTCCTCGCCAAGGCTGAGTACGTGAACACCCCCGGTCCGCGCGGCAAAATGATGAAGGCGTTCTTCGAAGCCGTGGACATCATTCCCGTGAACCGCTCCGACCGTTCCGAATCGCTCAAGGCACTCGATATTGCCCTGGAGAAGTTGCAGGAGGGTAAGGTCTTCGGTATTTACCCCGAGGGCACCCGCTCCCGCGACGGCTACCTGTACCGCGGCAAGATTGGTGTGGCGTGGCTGGCGCACATGACCGGCGCGCCCGTGGTTCCGGTCGGTCTGATCGGTACCGACCGCCTGCAGAAGCCCGGCTCGAACATGATTTACCCGCGCCGCTTCACGATTCGTGTGGGTAAGCCGCTCTACTTTGAGAAGACCGGCGAGAAGATGACCGGCAAGCAGCGCCGCATCACCACCGACGCGATTATGGATGAGATTGCTCAGCTGTCCGGTCAGGCGCGAAAGCACGAATACAATGTTTCGCCCTCAGCCGCACGTGACGCAGGCTAG
- the uvrC gene encoding excinuclease ABC subunit UvrC, protein MAEPSSYRPAPGEIPTDPGVYRFRDADGRVIYVGKAKNLRNRLNSYFASPQTLSPKTYAMVHTAASVEWTVVASEMESLQLEYTWIKEFLPRFNIAFRDDKSYPYLAITVNDVYPRAMVTRGERRKGVRYFGPYSQAWAIRETLDALLRVFPVRTCTNGVFNRAKNSGRPCLLGYIDKCAAPCVGKISAEEHRELARGLTRFMGGGAEKHIAQLTAEMKAAAADMDFERAAILRDDIAALTKAFERNAVVLGATVDADLFAYAEDDLEASVQVFFVRGGRIRGQRGWIVEKVNDSTDAQLIEQLIAQVYSDIAASLASQKDAEKSLNSYDIPRSVLVPVEPENKEQLASWLAEVRGGPVEISVPQRGDKAELMKTVAENARQSLTLHKSRRAGDLTTRSASLVELQEALELPDPLLRIECYDISHVQGTNVVASMVVFEDGMPAKNAYRTYGITGDAARDDTASMYDVITRRFKRHLAQQAEREATPVQSGEIDASTPEPAKFAYPPNLVLVDGGPPQVAAASAALSDLGITDVHVAGIAKRLEELWLPDDDYPVVLPRTSQALYLVQRIRDEAHRFAITFHRSKRGKAMVASALDEVPGLGEVKRSALIKHFGSVAQIKQASAEELTAVPGIGPALAQKILAALT, encoded by the coding sequence ATGGCAGAGCCCTCCAGCTACCGCCCCGCCCCCGGCGAAATCCCCACCGACCCGGGCGTTTACCGTTTCCGCGATGCCGACGGCCGCGTCATCTACGTGGGTAAGGCGAAGAACCTGCGTAACCGCCTCAACAGCTATTTTGCGTCCCCGCAGACGCTGAGCCCGAAGACCTACGCAATGGTGCATACGGCGGCGAGCGTGGAGTGGACCGTGGTGGCGAGCGAAATGGAATCGCTGCAGCTCGAATACACCTGGATTAAGGAGTTTTTGCCGCGGTTCAACATTGCGTTCCGCGACGATAAGTCGTACCCGTACCTGGCGATTACCGTCAATGACGTGTACCCGCGCGCCATGGTGACCCGCGGTGAGCGCCGTAAGGGCGTGCGCTATTTTGGTCCGTACTCGCAGGCGTGGGCGATTCGTGAAACCCTGGATGCGTTGCTGCGTGTGTTCCCGGTGCGCACCTGCACGAACGGCGTGTTTAACCGCGCGAAGAATAGCGGCCGGCCCTGCCTGCTCGGTTATATCGATAAGTGTGCGGCGCCGTGCGTGGGCAAGATTAGCGCCGAGGAGCATCGCGAGTTGGCACGCGGGCTGACCCGGTTTATGGGTGGTGGTGCTGAGAAGCATATCGCCCAGTTGACCGCGGAAATGAAAGCCGCCGCCGCTGATATGGACTTTGAGCGCGCCGCGATTCTTCGTGACGATATTGCCGCGCTGACTAAGGCGTTTGAACGTAACGCCGTGGTGCTCGGCGCGACCGTGGATGCCGACCTGTTCGCCTACGCTGAGGACGACCTGGAGGCGTCCGTTCAGGTGTTCTTCGTGCGCGGCGGCAGGATCCGCGGCCAGCGCGGCTGGATTGTGGAGAAGGTCAACGACAGCACCGACGCGCAGCTCATCGAGCAGCTCATCGCGCAGGTGTACAGCGATATTGCGGCGAGCCTCGCCTCCCAGAAGGACGCCGAGAAGAGCCTGAACAGCTACGATATTCCGCGTTCCGTGCTCGTGCCGGTGGAGCCCGAGAATAAGGAACAGCTGGCGTCCTGGCTGGCGGAGGTGCGCGGCGGGCCCGTGGAGATTAGCGTCCCGCAGCGCGGCGACAAGGCAGAACTCATGAAGACGGTCGCCGAGAATGCGCGCCAGTCGCTGACCCTGCACAAGAGCCGCCGTGCGGGCGATTTGACCACCCGTAGCGCCTCCCTCGTGGAGCTACAGGAGGCGCTGGAACTGCCCGACCCGCTGCTGCGCATCGAGTGCTACGACATTTCGCATGTGCAGGGCACGAACGTGGTCGCCTCCATGGTCGTCTTTGAGGACGGCATGCCCGCGAAGAACGCCTACCGCACCTACGGCATTACCGGCGACGCCGCACGCGACGATACCGCCAGCATGTACGACGTCATTACGCGCCGATTCAAGAGGCACCTGGCGCAGCAGGCGGAACGCGAGGCAACCCCCGTGCAGTCCGGCGAGATTGACGCCTCCACGCCCGAGCCTGCGAAGTTCGCCTACCCGCCGAACCTGGTGCTCGTGGACGGTGGCCCGCCTCAGGTGGCTGCCGCCTCCGCCGCGCTGAGCGACCTGGGCATCACGGACGTGCACGTTGCCGGCATCGCTAAGCGCCTGGAGGAGCTGTGGCTACCGGACGACGACTACCCGGTCGTGCTGCCGCGCACCTCGCAGGCGCTGTACCTGGTGCAGCGCATCCGCGATGAGGCGCACCGTTTCGCTATCACCTTCCACCGTTCCAAGCGCGGTAAGGCGATGGTCGCCTCCGCCCTGGATGAGGTGCCCGGTCTGGGCGAGGTGAAGCGTTCCGCGCTGATTAAGCACTTCGGGTCGGTGGCTCAGATTAAGCAGGCGAGCGCCGAGGAACTGACGGCGGTACCGGGTATTGGTCCGGCGTTGGCTCAGAAGATTCTGGCGGCGCTGACCTAA
- a CDS encoding prepilin peptidase — translation MTQSSSESNSSAPLGAQQESLQQLDLLQGFPALRDALIPAAPEPVNVAAELEASGVPNPVARVRVDSTLPQVDRTFDYRVPAELSEDAVPGARVRVLFNGHELTGYIEERAATTDWTRTSLLPLKSVLSRVPSVAPEIFALAEALADRYASTVANVLRLAVPPRIAALDKKYAPLLPGYESAYLGDSAPVSTSDAPESAASEHVASESTESGPSTASAASSAATSIATDPYAWLATPGAPAPFVLDPPALNPDAPDAASVFSDYENGAEFIEDVAAGAATRAVMTVLPGHLEHTWADVLATALAAAAASGRGAIAVVPTAKNLDLLEAALAERLPADSFVRLSSDSTPHTRYHGFVKARLGQVPVVIGTRAAAYAPVANLGLVVCWDDGDSSLVEQRAPYCHARDVLLLRASAENTAALFAGFSMSSEAARLVRTRWASHVRAPRALVRDFSPRIFSTGSEFELARDPLAAMARIPHLAFEHARRALARGPVLVQVARSGYIPSFSCERCRMPARCGECSGPLSVASGSSVPSCSWCGHLAQQWRCSECGFTHWRYSAAGATRTAEELGRAFPNVPVISSAGDHVRASVGPEPALVVATPGAEPVAFGGYAAALLLDADKMLRFDSLRAPEAALRRWLNAAALVRPAALEGTVVTTASPSPVEQALVRWDPAWFAREELEERAQTGLPPAVRTAAVTGAEADVRAFMEEFLGSSALPERVREQLRIVGPVPLDQGYFAWSESLEEDSEEAPVQGDWRTLMFFSYGIAQQVTRELRATRATIAALKKNVGERPVQIRCDGLDVL, via the coding sequence GTGACTCAGAGCAGTTCTGAATCGAACTCTTCAGCACCGTTGGGTGCTCAGCAGGAATCCCTGCAACAGCTTGACCTGTTGCAGGGATTTCCTGCTCTTCGTGATGCCCTGATTCCGGCTGCCCCGGAGCCGGTGAACGTTGCCGCCGAGTTGGAGGCGAGCGGCGTGCCGAACCCTGTGGCGCGTGTGCGCGTGGATAGCACCCTGCCGCAGGTGGACCGCACATTTGATTACCGTGTGCCCGCTGAACTGAGTGAGGATGCGGTGCCCGGCGCCCGCGTGCGTGTGCTGTTCAACGGCCACGAGCTGACCGGTTACATTGAGGAGCGCGCCGCCACGACTGATTGGACGCGCACCTCGCTGCTGCCGCTCAAGTCGGTGCTGTCGCGTGTGCCCTCTGTTGCGCCCGAAATTTTTGCGCTTGCCGAGGCGCTCGCCGACCGTTACGCCTCCACGGTGGCGAACGTGCTGCGCCTGGCGGTGCCGCCGCGCATTGCCGCGCTGGATAAGAAGTACGCGCCCCTTCTGCCGGGTTATGAGTCGGCGTATTTGGGTGATTCTGCTCCGGTAAGCACTTCCGATGCTCCCGAGAGCGCGGCTTCCGAGCATGTGGCTTCCGAGAGCACGGAATCTGGGCCTTCTACCGCCTCCGCTGCCTCCAGCGCCGCTACTTCCATCGCTACCGACCCGTACGCGTGGCTTGCCACCCCCGGCGCTCCCGCACCCTTCGTGCTGGACCCACCGGCGCTGAACCCGGACGCGCCGGATGCCGCCTCCGTCTTCTCTGATTACGAGAACGGCGCGGAGTTCATTGAAGATGTTGCCGCCGGTGCCGCGACCCGCGCCGTGATGACGGTTCTTCCCGGTCACCTGGAGCACACGTGGGCGGATGTTTTGGCGACCGCACTCGCGGCTGCTGCTGCCAGTGGTCGCGGCGCTATTGCGGTGGTTCCGACCGCTAAGAACCTGGATCTTCTGGAGGCGGCGCTCGCCGAGCGTCTGCCGGCTGACTCGTTTGTGCGTTTGAGTTCTGATTCGACTCCGCATACTCGCTATCACGGGTTTGTGAAGGCGCGCTTGGGGCAGGTGCCGGTGGTGATTGGTACCCGCGCTGCCGCCTACGCGCCGGTGGCGAACCTGGGCCTGGTGGTGTGCTGGGATGACGGCGATTCTTCGCTGGTGGAGCAGCGCGCCCCGTATTGTCATGCCCGTGATGTGTTGCTTCTGCGTGCTTCTGCTGAGAATACTGCGGCGCTGTTTGCCGGGTTCAGCATGAGTAGTGAGGCGGCGCGTCTGGTGCGTACACGCTGGGCGTCTCATGTGCGTGCGCCGCGTGCGTTGGTGCGTGATTTTTCGCCGCGTATTTTTTCGACGGGTTCGGAGTTTGAGTTGGCGCGTGACCCGTTGGCGGCGATGGCGCGTATTCCTCACCTGGCGTTTGAGCATGCTCGTCGGGCGTTGGCGCGTGGTCCTGTGTTGGTGCAGGTGGCGCGTAGCGGTTATATTCCGTCGTTTTCGTGTGAGCGTTGCCGCATGCCGGCGCGTTGTGGCGAGTGTAGTGGGCCTTTGTCGGTGGCTTCGGGTTCGTCGGTTCCGTCGTGTTCGTGGTGCGGTCATTTGGCGCAGCAGTGGCGTTGTTCTGAGTGTGGTTTTACGCATTGGCGTTATTCGGCGGCGGGTGCGACTCGTACTGCTGAGGAGTTGGGCCGTGCGTTCCCGAATGTTCCGGTGATTTCTTCGGCTGGTGACCATGTGCGCGCGTCGGTTGGTCCTGAGCCTGCGTTGGTGGTGGCGACTCCGGGTGCTGAGCCGGTGGCTTTTGGCGGCTATGCGGCGGCGCTTCTTCTGGATGCCGATAAGATGCTTCGTTTTGATTCGTTGCGTGCTCCGGAGGCGGCGTTGCGTCGCTGGCTGAATGCGGCGGCGTTGGTTCGTCCGGCGGCTCTTGAGGGTACGGTGGTGACGACTGCTTCGCCGTCGCCGGTGGAGCAGGCGCTGGTGCGTTGGGATCCGGCGTGGTTTGCACGTGAGGAGCTGGAGGAGCGCGCTCAGACGGGTCTGCCTCCGGCGGTTCGTACGGCTGCGGTGACCGGTGCGGAGGCGGATGTTCGCGCCTTCATGGAGGAGTTCTTGGGCTCTTCTGCGCTGCCGGAGCGGGTGCGTGAGCAGTTGCGTATTGTGGGTCCGGTTCCTCTGGATCAGGGGTATTTTGCCTGGTCGGAGTCTCTTGAGGAGGATTCTGAGGAGGCGCCGGTTCAGGGCGATTGGCGTACCCTGATGTTTTTCTCGTATGGCATTGCTCAGCAGGTGACTCGTGAGTTGCGTGCTACGCGTGCAACGATTGCGGCGTTGAAGAAGAACGTGGGGGAGCGCCCGGTTCAGATTCGCTGTGACGGCTTGGACGTGCTGTGA
- a CDS encoding aconitase: MELPKVELPKIELPKIELPKVELPNIDFPNIELPNLELPRLPQPKPRPVRTVTRRSLLFQEGFWRPRHYRPLKEHLPWLVSVLPLFLMFCFYYERPGATWRERAGHLLRSTARFVNVALCLVLAAMAVMTFRDAFVASLGTPQGAFTGLAAVLGLGIVGWVLARRARELWALVKAIPTQLIQTATSPESRDLERIYARLDRQLDDLSSRSDAVGIIAHSQGGYLSYELLRRRAAAGKKPIRFFYGLGSGVVPISIIASDRNDIPGHLDAAGGYRNRAMLLWVSAVAAFSWLVEASLLFGPYRSLLHYTMLVPLALSVVPVVASVPGAFKGRARIGRKSARESASATTSVNTPANVRLVNPYGTRAYVKWLIPLLFVHGVFMLYAVFMLLLAQLRVEGAVPELTAASVAFWGALILVLMMSVRSACHLYVRAYAPMLQDLDVVDRCEISARGDSIGRSNITQPADVDVSFVTLPGPSVNSHMQYFDACSPVPLMLAHRLVPHMMPAGEQAQKAEAFTDIGTELNHGFARVKKWMRTMHYGLYAVLLLMLSVLLNVTSPVSLSALTGLDTSRLHSEGFDRLVADAQQLREQAGSSDLLLWILVGIFVVEALLMMVLSPWTQRRLQRAFMMRKVDRTGQLSEFNPLPMVTALLGLDGEDEDAEDAEEHNLAGEKKQESKAGQSAVV; the protein is encoded by the coding sequence GTGGAACTGCCTAAAGTGGAGCTCCCTAAGATTGAGCTGCCGAAAATTGAGCTTCCCAAGGTAGAGCTCCCGAACATTGATTTCCCGAATATCGAGCTGCCGAACCTTGAGCTTCCGCGCCTGCCTCAGCCGAAGCCGCGCCCGGTTCGCACGGTCACTCGCCGCAGCCTCCTTTTTCAGGAGGGCTTCTGGCGGCCCAGGCATTACCGCCCGTTGAAGGAGCATTTGCCCTGGTTGGTGTCGGTTTTGCCGCTGTTTTTGATGTTCTGTTTCTACTATGAGCGCCCCGGCGCGACCTGGCGTGAGCGTGCCGGGCACCTGTTGCGTTCTACGGCGCGGTTTGTGAACGTGGCGCTGTGCCTGGTGCTGGCGGCAATGGCTGTAATGACTTTCCGCGATGCTTTTGTGGCGTCTCTGGGTACTCCACAGGGTGCGTTTACGGGTCTGGCAGCGGTGCTCGGTCTGGGTATTGTGGGCTGGGTTTTGGCTCGTCGTGCCCGTGAGCTGTGGGCGCTGGTGAAGGCTATTCCGACGCAGCTGATTCAGACGGCGACCAGCCCGGAGTCGCGCGATTTGGAGCGTATTTATGCGCGTCTGGATCGTCAGCTGGACGATTTGAGTTCCCGTAGCGATGCGGTGGGCATTATTGCCCATTCGCAGGGCGGCTATTTGAGCTATGAGCTTCTGCGCCGTCGTGCGGCGGCGGGTAAGAAGCCGATTCGTTTCTTCTACGGCCTGGGTAGTGGCGTGGTCCCGATTAGCATTATCGCTAGTGACCGCAACGACATTCCGGGGCACCTGGATGCCGCGGGCGGCTACCGTAACCGCGCCATGCTTCTGTGGGTGAGCGCGGTTGCGGCGTTCTCCTGGCTTGTGGAGGCGTCCCTGCTGTTTGGTCCGTACCGTTCGCTGCTGCACTATACGATGCTGGTGCCCCTAGCGTTGAGTGTGGTACCCGTGGTTGCGAGCGTGCCGGGTGCCTTCAAGGGCAGGGCCCGTATTGGCCGAAAGAGTGCACGGGAAAGCGCCTCCGCAACTACCTCGGTAAACACCCCGGCGAATGTGCGCCTGGTCAACCCGTACGGCACGCGCGCCTACGTGAAGTGGCTGATTCCGCTGCTCTTCGTGCACGGCGTTTTCATGCTGTACGCGGTGTTCATGCTGCTGCTGGCTCAATTGCGTGTTGAGGGCGCGGTCCCTGAGCTGACCGCCGCCTCCGTGGCGTTTTGGGGCGCGCTGATTCTGGTGCTTATGATGTCGGTGCGTAGCGCCTGCCACCTGTATGTGCGCGCCTACGCGCCGATGCTGCAGGACCTTGATGTGGTTGACCGGTGCGAGATTTCTGCTCGTGGTGACAGTATCGGCAGGTCGAATATTACTCAGCCCGCCGATGTAGACGTCAGCTTTGTGACCCTGCCGGGCCCGTCGGTGAATAGTCACATGCAGTATTTTGATGCGTGCTCGCCGGTGCCGTTGATGCTTGCGCACCGCCTGGTGCCGCACATGATGCCGGCGGGTGAGCAGGCGCAGAAGGCGGAGGCTTTCACCGATATTGGTACGGAACTGAACCACGGTTTTGCGCGCGTGAAGAAGTGGATGCGCACCATGCATTACGGGCTGTATGCGGTGCTTCTGCTGATGCTGTCGGTGCTACTGAATGTGACGTCGCCGGTGAGCCTGTCCGCGTTGACGGGGCTTGATACGTCGCGTCTGCATTCGGAGGGATTCGACCGTCTGGTGGCGGATGCTCAGCAGCTGCGTGAGCAGGCGGGTTCTTCGGATCTGCTGCTGTGGATTCTGGTCGGCATTTTTGTGGTGGAGGCGCTGCTGATGATGGTGCTTTCGCCGTGGACTCAGCGGCGTTTGCAACGTGCGTTCATGATGCGCAAGGTGGACCGCACGGGTCAGCTGAGCGAGTTCAATCCTTTGCCGATGGTGACGGCTCTTCTGGGTCTTGATGGTGAGGATGAAGACGCTGAGGATGCAGAGGAACATAACCTCGCAGGGGAGAAAAAGCAGGAGAGTAAAGCAGGACAGAGCGCTGTAGTTTAG
- a CDS encoding glycosyltransferase family 4 protein produces the protein MKLMVDARYTRIGFHDGISRYTASLLGALKTLIDTGDEAAADLNLTMIISDERQLDMLPDLPHVKICSPTGPLEPTAALQLNKYAPDVVFSPMQTIGSTGRKFKLILTLHDLIYYSHPTPPGFLPAPVRVGWRLFHKTYTPQRFLLNHGDAVVTVSESTASLIREHELTTKPLFVVPNAPQPGSVVSRQTALERATTREEQPVKHLVYMGSFMPYKNVETLLLAMRALPDYRLHLLSKMPPQRLVQLTDERLIGENVEVHNGVSDEEYQQLLRQAHALVTASREEGYGLPVVEAQAAGCPAVISDIPIFREIAPHAVFAPVDGAPEANVADWVKAIRSLEDTAVRERVIIDGLSDVRRYSWRNSALKLLEVVRGL, from the coding sequence ATGAAACTCATGGTTGACGCCCGATACACCCGTATCGGCTTCCACGACGGCATCAGCCGCTACACCGCGTCCCTGCTGGGCGCGCTCAAAACCCTCATCGACACCGGTGACGAAGCCGCCGCCGACCTCAACCTCACCATGATTATTAGCGACGAACGTCAGCTGGACATGCTACCGGATTTGCCGCACGTGAAAATCTGCTCGCCCACCGGCCCGCTCGAACCGACCGCAGCCCTGCAGCTGAACAAGTATGCGCCGGACGTGGTGTTCTCCCCCATGCAGACCATCGGCTCCACCGGACGCAAATTCAAACTGATTCTCACCCTGCACGACCTGATCTACTACTCGCACCCAACCCCGCCCGGGTTCCTGCCCGCACCGGTGCGCGTGGGCTGGCGACTCTTCCACAAGACCTACACCCCGCAGCGCTTCCTGCTCAACCACGGCGACGCGGTCGTGACTGTTTCTGAGTCGACCGCCTCACTGATTCGTGAGCACGAGCTGACCACCAAGCCGCTGTTCGTGGTGCCCAACGCCCCGCAGCCCGGCAGCGTCGTCTCCCGCCAGACCGCGCTGGAACGCGCCACCACCCGCGAGGAGCAGCCCGTCAAGCACCTGGTGTACATGGGTTCGTTCATGCCGTACAAGAACGTTGAAACCCTGCTGCTGGCGATGCGCGCGCTGCCGGATTACCGCCTGCACCTGCTGTCGAAGATGCCGCCGCAGCGCCTGGTGCAGCTCACCGACGAGCGCCTCATCGGTGAGAACGTGGAGGTGCACAACGGCGTGAGCGATGAGGAGTACCAGCAGCTGCTCCGCCAGGCGCACGCGCTGGTGACTGCTTCCCGCGAGGAGGGTTACGGTCTGCCCGTGGTTGAGGCTCAGGCTGCCGGTTGCCCCGCGGTGATTAGTGACATCCCGATTTTCCGTGAGATTGCCCCGCACGCCGTGTTTGCGCCGGTTGACGGCGCCCCGGAGGCGAACGTCGCCGATTGGGTGAAGGCTATCCGCTCCCTGGAGGACACCGCCGTTCGTGAGCGCGTCATCATTGACGGCCTGTCGGATGTGCGCCGCTACTCCTGGCGCAACTCCGCGCTCAAGCTGCTGGAGGTCGTGCGCGGGCTCTAA
- the metK gene encoding methionine adenosyltransferase has protein sequence MSNNHLRLFTSESVTEGHPDKICDQISDAILDGIIAQDPAANVAVETMVTTGQVHVAGEVTTSSYVEIPSIVRETILGIGYDSSTRGFDGEFCGVSVSIGEQSPDINAGVYESLEVRQGIAADEYDRQGAGDQGIMFGYASNETNVLMPAPIWLAHRLSERLTKVRKDGLLTELRPDGKTQVTLGYDSNNVPVSVDTVVVSSQHTASYDLADLRADIEKHVIAPVLGSVELDSSNAKFIVNPAGRFVQGGPVGDAGLTGRKIIVDTYGGSARHGGGAFSGKDPSKVDRSAAYAMRWVAKNIVGAGLADRAEVQVAYAIGQAAPVGLYVETFGTEKVDPIKIEKAVREVFDLRPLAIINELDLRRPIYKKTAAHGHFGRTEPEFTWERLNRVDALRSAVSSS, from the coding sequence GTGAGTAATAACCATCTGCGCCTATTCACCAGCGAGTCGGTGACTGAAGGCCACCCCGATAAGATTTGTGACCAGATTTCTGACGCCATCCTTGACGGCATCATCGCCCAGGATCCCGCAGCGAACGTTGCTGTGGAGACCATGGTAACCACCGGTCAGGTGCATGTTGCTGGTGAGGTGACCACCTCCAGCTACGTCGAAATCCCCTCCATCGTGCGCGAGACCATTCTGGGTATCGGCTACGATTCCTCCACCCGCGGCTTCGACGGCGAGTTCTGCGGCGTGTCCGTCTCCATTGGTGAGCAGTCCCCGGACATTAACGCCGGCGTGTACGAGTCCCTCGAGGTTCGTCAGGGTATTGCTGCTGACGAGTACGACCGCCAGGGTGCGGGAGACCAGGGCATCATGTTCGGTTACGCATCCAACGAGACGAACGTGCTGATGCCCGCCCCGATTTGGCTGGCGCACCGCCTCTCTGAGCGTCTGACCAAGGTCCGTAAGGACGGCCTGCTGACCGAGCTGCGCCCCGACGGCAAGACTCAGGTGACCCTCGGCTACGATTCGAACAACGTGCCTGTCTCCGTGGACACCGTGGTTGTTTCGAGCCAGCACACCGCAAGCTACGACCTGGCTGACCTGCGTGCGGACATTGAGAAGCACGTTATCGCACCGGTTTTGGGCAGCGTCGAGCTGGATTCCTCCAACGCCAAGTTCATTGTGAACCCCGCTGGCCGCTTCGTTCAGGGTGGTCCCGTGGGTGACGCGGGCCTGACCGGCCGCAAGATTATTGTGGACACCTACGGCGGTTCGGCTCGTCACGGTGGTGGCGCGTTCTCCGGTAAGGACCCGTCGAAGGTGGACCGTTCCGCAGCGTACGCAATGCGTTGGGTTGCGAAGAACATTGTGGGTGCCGGTCTTGCTGACCGCGCCGAGGTTCAGGTTGCGTACGCTATCGGCCAGGCAGCGCCGGTCGGTCTGTACGTTGAAACCTTCGGCACCGAGAAGGTCGACCCGATCAAGATTGAGAAGGCTGTGCGTGAGGTCTTCGACCTGCGCCCGCTGGCAATCATTAACGAACTGGATCTGCGCCGCCCGATTTACAAGAAGACCGCAGCTCACGGCCACTTCGGTCGTACCGAGCCGGAATTCACCTGGGAGCGCCTGAACCGCGTGGATGCACTGCGTTCGGCAGTGTCCTCCTCCTAA